The Diorhabda sublineata isolate icDioSubl1.1 chromosome 6, icDioSubl1.1, whole genome shotgun sequence genome includes a window with the following:
- the LOC130446012 gene encoding uncharacterized protein LOC130446012 — MDKRTMYAFRGWIAFVAFMDLGTAIRSYIEKRSFLSKTISDLDEYVDGEFTATRVLGVYSILKALVLVHCTLYIHYKPVVSMGVCSLISNIILYLSETVYFRASTFNFYVVFPCILNALTLGGLIYLPNHFKIWEHQMKDDEDTLRIGVLKRKRGFRQKKEY; from the exons ATGGATAAACGAACTATGTATGCATTCAGGGGATGGATAGCTTTTGTTGCTTTTATGGATTTAGGTACCGCTATAAGGAGTTACATAGAAAAAAGATCGTTTCTCAGTAAAACTATATCCGATTTAGATGAATATGTAGATG GAGAATTCACTGCAACCAGAGTATTAGGAgtgtattcaattttaaaagCTTTAGTTTTAGTCCACTGTACATTGTATATTCATTACAAACC GGTTGTTAGCATGGGAGTTTGTTCCCTTATTTCAAACATTATTCTTTATCTTTCAGAAACTGTTTACTTTCGAGCATCTACATTTAACTTTTATGTAGTATTTCCATGTATTTTAAATG CTTTAACACTGGGTGGTTTGATATATCTACCAAACCATTTTAAAATATGGGAACATCAAATGAAAGATGATGAGGACACACTGAGAATTGGAGTGTTGAAAAGAAAAAGGGGATTTAGACAGAAAAAGGAGTATTAG
- the LOC130446010 gene encoding retinol dehydrogenase 11-like isoform X2 — MALGTALATSVAALSLVSLKLYIKLSTGMCHSQVCLVGKTAIVTGANTGIGYETALDFAKRGARVILACRDETKAKEAYNKIIAETSNSNIVYKLVDLTSFDSVRKFAHDINANEDRLDILVNNAGAGRLGNKTTVDGISITMQTNYFSHFLLTILLLDLMKKYPSRIVNVSAIGAKLGRIDFAKLTSFTNESNQYITSKLCQILFTIELANRLKNTNITAYSLHPGVIKTEIFRNMSPAIRWIILFLIDTFFKTATEGAQTQIYCAIENGLEKYSGQHFHDCKMVKRYKSADDPALAKKLWEESERICKVNGVSYN, encoded by the exons atggcgTTAG GTACTGCACTAGCAACATCAGTAGCGGCCTTATCACTTGTGAGTTTGAAATTATACATAAAACTATCTACGGGTATGTGCCATAGTCAAGTATGTTTGGTAGGGAAAACTGCAATTGTAACAGGAGCCAACACAG gtATTGGCTATGAAACCGCTTTGGATTTTGCAAAACGAGGAGCTAGGGTAATCTTAGCTTGCAGAGATGAAACCAAAGCAAAAGAAGCATATAACAAGATAATTGCAGAGACCAGTAActcaaatattgtttataaattggTAGATTTGACTAGTTTTGATTCTGTTAGAAAATTTGCTCATGATATTAATGCAAATGAAGACAGATTGGATATTTTGGTCAACAATGCAGGTGCCGGAAGATTGGGTAACAAGACAACTGTTGATGGTATTTCAATAACGAtgcaaacaaattatttttcacattttctattAACCATCCTATTATTAG ATCTAATGAAGAAATATCCTAGTCGGATTGTGAATGTTTCCGCAATAGGGGCAAAACTTGGACGCATTGATTTTGCCAAATTAACATCTTTCACCAACGAATCTAACCAATACATTACCTCTAAACTTTGTCAAATCTTATTCACTATAGAACTCGCTAATAGacttaaaaatacaaatattactGCTTATTCTCTCCACCCTGGAGTGATAAAGacagaaatttttagaaacatgTCTCCGGCAATAAGATGGATAATTTTGTTCTTAATTGACACATTTTTTAAA ACAGCAACCGAAGGTGCCCAAACACAAATCTATTGTGCCATAGAAAATGGTTTGGAAAAATACAGCGGGCAGCATTTCCATGATTGCAAAATGGTTAAAAGGTACAAGAGTGCCGATGACCCAGCTTTGGCTAAGAAACTTTGGGAAGAAAGTGAACGAATATGCAAAGTTAATGGAGTTTCTTACAATTAA
- the LOC130446010 gene encoding retinol dehydrogenase 11-like isoform X1, whose translation MIAEILLGTALATSVAALSLVSLKLYIKLSTGMCHSQVCLVGKTAIVTGANTGIGYETALDFAKRGARVILACRDETKAKEAYNKIIAETSNSNIVYKLVDLTSFDSVRKFAHDINANEDRLDILVNNAGAGRLGNKTTVDGISITMQTNYFSHFLLTILLLDLMKKYPSRIVNVSAIGAKLGRIDFAKLTSFTNESNQYITSKLCQILFTIELANRLKNTNITAYSLHPGVIKTEIFRNMSPAIRWIILFLIDTFFKTATEGAQTQIYCAIENGLEKYSGQHFHDCKMVKRYKSADDPALAKKLWEESERICKVNGVSYN comes from the exons ATGATTGCAGAAATTTTATTAGGTACTGCACTAGCAACATCAGTAGCGGCCTTATCACTTGTGAGTTTGAAATTATACATAAAACTATCTACGGGTATGTGCCATAGTCAAGTATGTTTGGTAGGGAAAACTGCAATTGTAACAGGAGCCAACACAG gtATTGGCTATGAAACCGCTTTGGATTTTGCAAAACGAGGAGCTAGGGTAATCTTAGCTTGCAGAGATGAAACCAAAGCAAAAGAAGCATATAACAAGATAATTGCAGAGACCAGTAActcaaatattgtttataaattggTAGATTTGACTAGTTTTGATTCTGTTAGAAAATTTGCTCATGATATTAATGCAAATGAAGACAGATTGGATATTTTGGTCAACAATGCAGGTGCCGGAAGATTGGGTAACAAGACAACTGTTGATGGTATTTCAATAACGAtgcaaacaaattatttttcacattttctattAACCATCCTATTATTAG ATCTAATGAAGAAATATCCTAGTCGGATTGTGAATGTTTCCGCAATAGGGGCAAAACTTGGACGCATTGATTTTGCCAAATTAACATCTTTCACCAACGAATCTAACCAATACATTACCTCTAAACTTTGTCAAATCTTATTCACTATAGAACTCGCTAATAGacttaaaaatacaaatattactGCTTATTCTCTCCACCCTGGAGTGATAAAGacagaaatttttagaaacatgTCTCCGGCAATAAGATGGATAATTTTGTTCTTAATTGACACATTTTTTAAA ACAGCAACCGAAGGTGCCCAAACACAAATCTATTGTGCCATAGAAAATGGTTTGGAAAAATACAGCGGGCAGCATTTCCATGATTGCAAAATGGTTAAAAGGTACAAGAGTGCCGATGACCCAGCTTTGGCTAAGAAACTTTGGGAAGAAAGTGAACGAATATGCAAAGTTAATGGAGTTTCTTACAATTAA